The Macrobrachium rosenbergii isolate ZJJX-2024 chromosome 8, ASM4041242v1, whole genome shotgun sequence genome includes a region encoding these proteins:
- the LOC136840862 gene encoding LOW QUALITY PROTEIN: uncharacterized protein (The sequence of the model RefSeq protein was modified relative to this genomic sequence to represent the inferred CDS: substituted 2 bases at 2 genomic stop codons), whose protein sequence is MFQDSNSAYAVLPSVIRPRRIQPGKRTILVSVLLSSMLLMSQLLRALQLEHPPKLTNVHVLQSLTSLNEEMVPAPCVKTHLGNGRDSRILSNQTCQHLPPSRGLCSLTQNLFFNKKPPDCREQTTVTFCKMENGLIFCKSPAVCANLNHYLGAFSEEAAKVQWKLVVKQNLQHEVRDYASQPESYGFLFIRCANISHAEEDLGQPQYDEAYVEQSLVHHTQLFLFPPSIGKAESIRKKDINVNLLMVDSVSRAHFYRSLPNTVKFLEELSESSAAKVLDFQLFQAVKQRTFESLQALFSGYVNTSEVPFGMYDIPRAPLPVNKLFGRFKKKGYRTLWLEDLCWNWEWGLVKDLKVMNATLEDVALWKNFKKALGLANTGDKSXPLLVXPEILSANGKKDPFRNLPVVCYNGRHHHEYILEYLQLYHLSMHNSGSPFISYTTTSVSHDESGIRVQALDDPLMKYLKFVAELEDTITILFSDHGNTYGKFIESSPEAYAESFNPMLFMIIPKSVQNILGDVHMRILKDNEKQLVSLIDLHYMLIEIIKEKVDNLDPAFEKHYVIPGGLLSSIPQTRNCQDVPLLQPNLCICKDYETIVEPTSIHMALADYGVGILNNLILSQHRKDGKSGFGNCLPMKAVEIRKAFEVHTAADLVIYKLDLLVQNSGNETSKDIFFLSFEAGRKKPGLRLISYERFSVYGMYDKCKDRSVELKLCVCNVEKAKYKSSLLSSLIFGNLLPDLSLFNRNRDISDQNLIQFLISPVFGTKPEIDFSYPKDSPCMYTVICRYKSGITLKALNFCSEFHKVEIRVNAKNVLLSSERHSNFILYPRDVKVLMAGIVANPKVEWHWDHSVQIY, encoded by the exons ATGTTTCAAGATTCCAATAGTGCTTATGCTGTTCTTCCATCTGTGATACGGCCACGAAGAATCCAACCAGGAAAAAGGACCATCTTGGTTTCAGTTCTCTTATCATCCATGCTTTTAATGTCCCAACTTCTTAGGGCTTTACAGCTAGAGCATCCACCCAAGTTGACAAATGTTCATGTGTTACAG TCACTGACAAGTTTAAATGAAGAAATGGTGCCTGCTCCTTGTGTTAAAACACATCTGGGTAATGGAAGAGATTCAAGAATTTTATCCAATCAAACTTGCCAGCACCTTCCTCCATCGCGTGGTTTGTGTTCTCTTACACAAAATCTTTTCTTCAACAAAAAGCCTCCCGACTGTAGGGAGCAGACAACAGTAACGTTTTGTAAAATG gaaaacGGACTGATCTTTTGTAAATCACCTGCGGTGTGTGCAAATTTAAACCACTATTTGGGGGCTTTCAGTGAGGAAGCAGCAAAAGTTCAATGGAAACTGGTAGTGAAACAAAATCTTCAGCATGAGGTCAGAGATTATGCTTCACAGCCAGAGTCTTATGGTTTCCTTTTCATTAGGTGTGCAAATATTTCTCATGCAGAAGAAGACCTTGGGCAGCCTCAATATGATGAAGCTTATGTAGAACAAAGTTTGGTACATCATacacagttatttttatttcctcccaGCATTGGGAAAGCTGAGAGCATtcgaaagaaagatataaatgtcaaTTTGCTGATGGTTGATTCTGTATCGCGAGCTCATTTTTATAGATCTCTTCCAAATACTGTAAAGTTTCTGGAAGAATTAAGTGAAAGCTCAGCAGCAAAAGTCTTAGACTTCCAGCTATTTCAAGCTGTAAAGCAAAGAACGTTTGAAAGTCTTCAAGCTCTTTTTTCAGGCTATGTAAATACATCAGAGGTGCCTTTTGGAATGTATGATATACCAAGGGCACCATTGCCTGTTAATAAGTTATTtggaagatttaaaaagaaaggaTATAGAACGCTTTGGTTGGAAGACTTATGTTGGAATTGGGAATGGGGTCTTGTGAAAGATTTAAAAGTAATGAATGCCACTCTTGAAGATGTTGCTctttggaaaaattttaaaaaggcacTTGGCCTTGCAAATACTGGGGATAAAAGTTGACCTTTACTTGTCTAGCCAGAAATTCTGTCAGCTAATGGGAAAAAAGATCCTTTCCGTAATTTGCCTGTTGTGTGCTATAATGGACGTCATCACCATGAATACATCCTTGAGTACCTGCAGCTGTATCACCTGTCAATGCATAATTCTGGTAGCCCTTTCATATCATACACTACGACAAGTGTTTCACATGATGAATCAGGAATTCGAGTGCAGGCCTTAGATGATccgttaatgaaatatttaaagtttGTAGCTGAATTAGAGGATACcataactattttattttcagaccATGGAAATACTTATGGGAAGTTTATAGAATCAAGTCCAGAAGCTTATGCTGAATCTTTTAACCCTATGCTCTTTATGATAATACCGAAATCTGTTCAAAATATCCTAGGTGATGTTCACATGCGAATTTTGAAGGacaatgaaaaacagttagtaaGTCTTATAGATTTACATTATATgttaatagaaataattaaagaaaaagttgatAATCTGGATCCAGCCTTTGAGAAACATTATGTTATTCCTGGGGGCTTGTTAAGTAGTATACCTCAAACTAGAAATTGCCAAGATGTCCCCTTATTGCAGCCAAATCTCTGTATATGTAAAGATTATGAAACCATAGTAGAGCCAACATCTATTCACATGGCACTTGCTGATTATGGGGTTGGTATTTTAAACAATTTGATTTTATCACAACACAGAAAAGATGGCAAAAGTGGATTTGGTAACTGCTTACCAATGAAAGCTGTTGAAATTAGAAAGGCTTTTGAAGTACACACTGCTGCAGATTTGGTGATTTATAAGCTTGATCTTCTTGTACAAAATTCTGGGAATGAAACaagtaaagatatattttttctttcctttgaagcAGGGCGTAAAAAACCTGGCTTAAGACTAATTTCTTACGAGCGCTTTAGTGTTTATGGTATGTATGACAAGTGCAAAGATAGGAGTGTAGAACTTAAGCTTTGTGTTTGCAATGTAGAAAAAGCCAAGTACAAAAGTAGTTTGCTAAGTTCATTAATTTTTGGtaatcttttaccagacctgtctcttTTTAACAGAAACAGAGACATCTCAGATCAGAACCTAATCCAGTTTCTGATAAGTCCAGTATTTGGTACAAAGCCAGAAATTGACTTTTCATATCCTAAGGATAGTCCTTGTATGTATACAGTCATTTGTAGATACAAGTCGGGTATTACACTTAAGGCTCTAAATTTTTGTTCTGAGTTTCACAAAGTGGAAATAAGAGTTAATGCAAAGAATGTATTACTGTCAAGTGAAAGGCATTCAAATTTCATCCTGTACCCAAGAGATGTTAAGGTATTAATGGCAGGTATTGTAGCAAATCCAAAAGTTGAGTGGCATTGGGATCATAGTGTTCaaatttattag